The following is a genomic window from Helicobacter sp. NHP19-003.
ACGGGGGTTACTCGTGTCGCCCTTGATGATCTTCACCACATCCCCACTTTTAAGCTTCACATTCAACTTAACCTCGTTGTTGTTGACAAAGGCCGTTTTGGCCTTGTCGCCTAGTTCGCTGTGGATCATGTAAGCAAAGTCTAGCGCGATGGACTCGGCGGGCAATGTGTAGCTGTCCCCACTGGGCGAAAACACCGTGATGTCCTCGCGATACAGCACATCGCTTTGCACCAGCTCGTAAAACTCTTGGGGGTTTTCTTGAGACTCCTCGCTTTGGTATTGCAAATTGTGCAGCCATTTTAAATGCTCGCTCTCCACGCCCCCAGCTTTATATTTCCAGTGCGCCGAGTTGCCATACTCTGCCCCCAAGTGCATGTCAAAAGTGCGGATTTGGACTTCATAAATGCTCGATTCATCAAAGATGGTCGTGTGGATCGTTTGGTAGCCGTTTTCTTTAGGCAAGGCGATGTGGTCTTTAAAGCGCGACACAATGGGTTTAAAGCGCAAGTGCACGATGCCTAAAATTTTATAGCACTCCAAAGGGGTTTTTACCAGCACCCGCACCGCCATGAGGTCTAAAATCTCGTCCTTGTTCGCCGCCCCTTTTCTTTGCATTTTTAAATAAATGGAGTAGGGGCGCTTGATGCGCGTGGCGATTTTAAAATCCCCCTCGCTAAAGCCAGCCTCATAAAACATTTTTTCTAACTTGCCGGCAAACTGATTGAGCTTTAAAAATAAGGCCTGTTTGCTTTGCTCTAGGTAGTTTTGAATGCCTTTATACTCTTGGGGATAAATGTAGTAAAAACATTTATCCTCCAATTCATTTTTAATCGTGGACATGCCAAGGCGGCTAGCGATGGGAGCGTAAACGGCCATGGTTTCTTTAGAAATGCGGATTTGTTTGTCTCTGGGCAAAGCATCTAAAGTCAGCATATTGTGTAAGCGATCGCTGACCTTCACCACTAAGGCCCTAGGGTCTTTAATGGCACTGACTAAAATTTTTCTAAAGGTCAGGGCGGTTAAGAGCAAATGGGGGTTCTCAGGGTCAAAGGCAAGCTCTTCTTTGCGGATTTCTGTGATTTTGGTGAGCGCGTCCACTAAATTAGCTACATCTTCGCCGAATTTATCTAGGATTTCTTCAAGGTTGCAAGGCGTGTCCTCCACGACATCGTGCAAGAGAGAAGCACACACCATCGCCTCATCCCCTCCACAGAAAGCCACAATACAAGCCACGCTGATCGGGTGGGTGATGTAGGGCGCACC
Proteins encoded in this region:
- a CDS encoding RelA/SpoT family protein; translation: MMRDSKSPHYGRLGEILELVKDIASPDEAFNVLKNTTIITPKIQEALDLATRYHKGQKRKGGAPYITHPISVACIVAFCGGDEAMVCASLLHDVVEDTPCNLEEILDKFGEDVANLVDALTKITEIRKEELAFDPENPHLLLTALTFRKILVSAIKDPRALVVKVSDRLHNMLTLDALPRDKQIRISKETMAVYAPIASRLGMSTIKNELEDKCFYYIYPQEYKGIQNYLEQSKQALFLKLNQFAGKLEKMFYEAGFSEGDFKIATRIKRPYSIYLKMQRKGAANKDEILDLMAVRVLVKTPLECYKILGIVHLRFKPIVSRFKDHIALPKENGYQTIHTTIFDESSIYEVQIRTFDMHLGAEYGNSAHWKYKAGGVESEHLKWLHNLQYQSEESQENPQEFYELVQSDVLYREDITVFSPSGDSYTLPAESIALDFAYMIHSELGDKAKTAFVNNNEVKLNVKLKSGDVVKIIKGDTSNPRFTWINQLRTTRAKNHLERLQKNRLKEIDAKTMVNILNTIFETPIFRPDIGPKQYATFEKKLTEHGVKIGLSEAIKSIEGVKKLVEQIQEKVQRHPNPHHHPEPKQFGFFMKNLMQFKFGRVLGLSTSHIGLKKCDLDHFIVYTNPNIQIRQVLFNDCCHPKKGDDIVAIMPKAKEHKVVVHTKVCKNAYSDIDVGLPMVFISWSKKERELFKIIIYIGSAKDSLLQVLNFLIKNSCDIVKVQYASHGKYSTSCEILFEYTGKREIGEFNEILTQKYKDRLTEFSSIKDAYQD